The following coding sequences lie in one Anabaena sphaerica FACHB-251 genomic window:
- a CDS encoding NB-ARC domain-containing protein, with protein sequence MVFSATPQPEFRFAEADNNWDLSRLYDELATAKKQYDPKARPGLTDIEKEYLRGFLCGYDPVHIAKICHKDVKGVKSTISNTLYRYVEILTGHPEHSINDWRDICMWLEEAGYKKPSKIWDGSPDISIFYGQENELQELKNLIIDQQCRLINLYGIGGSGKTYLSVKLAQEIQCNFKYVIWRSLRYAPTFKEVINELLQIFLPQVESNLIDNIGQGISQLIKYLNKYNCLLVLDAVENLLLPGELAGKYKPEHEAYKDLIQRLGEEPSKSCLILTSREKLKEIAVVETKTPYSPIRSFKVKGLNKEAAKKILQDKGLPESSDLQKIIDFYRGNPLALKLTATIIQELYGGHIGDFLKNSSAFIGDFQEILNQHFKFLSELEKEILYFIALEQKPVMLSIIQNSFGLNLFSKEDIALAIQSLILRSFLEKVFEGEVVYFYLQPVVMKYITNKLIEQICKEIIMTIKNQKIETNSLLRNQLLLQFQSPHKQGIKELNYSFIVSSIKEKMRNVLKARQLGNAEEKLKEVMAVVPKPCFIEEDDRQNT encoded by the coding sequence ATGGTTTTTTCAGCTACTCCTCAACCTGAGTTTCGCTTTGCAGAAGCGGATAACAATTGGGACCTCTCAAGACTATATGATGAATTGGCCACTGCAAAAAAACAGTATGACCCAAAAGCTAGACCAGGGCTAACAGATATTGAAAAGGAATATCTGCGAGGTTTTCTTTGTGGTTATGATCCTGTACATATAGCTAAAATTTGCCATAAAGATGTGAAAGGTGTTAAAAGCACTATATCTAATACCTTGTATCGTTATGTAGAAATTTTGACAGGGCATCCAGAACATTCAATTAATGATTGGAGAGACATTTGTATGTGGCTGGAAGAAGCAGGATATAAAAAACCGTCTAAAATTTGGGATGGCTCACCTGATATTTCAATTTTCTATGGTCAAGAAAACGAATTACAAGAACTAAAGAATTTGATTATTGACCAACAATGCAGACTGATAAATTTATACGGAATTGGTGGCTCTGGAAAAACATATTTATCAGTTAAATTGGCTCAAGAAATTCAGTGTAATTTTAAGTATGTCATTTGGCGCAGCTTACGCTATGCCCCTACCTTCAAAGAAGTTATAAATGAACTACTTCAGATTTTCTTGCCCCAGGTAGAATCTAACTTAATAGATAATATTGGGCAAGGAATTTCACAATTAATCAAGTACCTAAACAAGTATAATTGTCTATTAGTTCTAGACGCTGTTGAAAATTTACTCCTTCCTGGTGAGTTAGCTGGTAAATATAAACCTGAACATGAAGCTTACAAAGATTTAATTCAAAGGTTAGGAGAAGAACCTTCAAAAAGTTGTTTAATTCTCACCAGCAGAGAAAAGCTTAAAGAAATTGCAGTTGTGGAAACGAAAACGCCTTACAGTCCTATTCGTTCTTTCAAAGTAAAAGGTTTAAACAAGGAGGCTGCAAAAAAAATACTTCAAGATAAAGGCTTGCCAGAATCTTCTGATTTACAAAAAATCATCGACTTTTATCGAGGTAATCCATTAGCATTAAAGTTAACTGCAACAATAATCCAAGAACTCTATGGTGGCCATATTGGAGATTTCCTCAAAAATAGTAGTGCTTTTATTGGAGATTTTCAAGAGATTCTCAATCAACATTTTAAATTTTTATCTGAGTTAGAAAAAGAAATTTTGTATTTTATTGCTCTAGAGCAAAAGCCAGTTATGCTTTCTATTATCCAAAATAGTTTTGGGTTGAATTTATTTTCAAAAGAAGATATTGCTCTGGCTATACAATCTTTAATATTGCGGTCTTTTTTAGAAAAGGTGTTTGAGGGAGAAGTAGTTTACTTTTACTTGCAACCAGTAGTCATGAAATATATAACTAATAAATTAATTGAGCAGATATGTAAAGAAATTATAATGACAATCAAAAACCAAAAAATAGAAACAAATAGTTTGTTAAGAAATCAGCTACTTCTTCAGTTTCAATCCCCACATAAGCAAGGTATCAAAGAATTAAATTATAGTTTTATTGTCTCATCTATCAAAGAAAAAATGCGGAATGTTCTCAAGGCTAGACAATTAGGTAACGCAGAAGAAAAACTTAAGGAAGTGATGGCTGTAGTTCCCAAACCTTGTTTTATAGAAGAAGATGACAGGCAGAACACTTAA
- a CDS encoding tetratricopeptide repeat protein, giving the protein MIKIGKTVNGIYKNWVGALLMLNLMGSAPFLTSVPVSIYQAEASPVEQADKLSSEGKTLLKERNFEAALKKFAAALPIYQAIGSRFSEAECLLAIGVVKDRLGDYTAALKAYEASLPIWQKIYQEAMEAITRNNIGSIYYRLGKYEQALKYHQQALVIFEKTGEQNSISVPDIPGFQLNLTVVKNGVELHFQSNEAISLSLIGRVYSAQTKYSQALHYHKKALNISIKLNDRIGEGVALNNLGIVNSNQGKYPEALKLYQQALTIRRQTGDLLGEGVTLNNLGDIYTEMGKYPQAIEVYQQALAIRQKQRDIVGEAVTLNNLGLVYNNQGQYQQALDLFQQTLNITQRLNHRSEEATALNNLGLVYDHLGEYQQALNYYQKALAIEREISDRDGEGTTLNNIGAVYIAQAQYQQAKDNFKKALAIQEEIGNQASIGITLNNLGLVYEKLSQYNNAQGFYEQALARFRKIGNPVGEAAALNHLGTVYQALGQYQRSRDFCQQALNISRNIGNSTAVGKTLNNLGLVHVQLGEYERAWDLFKQAQEIQQKIGDKVGEVATIANIALVSNSQSQYQQSLKLYQQALVLSQKLGDRAEEARILGNIGGVYERLGINKQALLYFNKALALQQVLGERQGQGTTLNNIGIIYLAQELEKQTEELSPKAQQYNDALNTFQQARIILREIGSYREEGATLINIGEIYRRKLQYNLALKSHQQALAIFRRIGSRKEEGDALNNIALAYYSLGQFQKMHEYSQQALDIFRDIGSIAGQKVALANLGFFYETQKDTNQAIAYYKKAIEKTESIQEKLSVEELKTPFASQQIDIYENLINLLWNKGRYEDAFYYGEQARARAFLDQIANGPINFRAGVEAELIKQERSLKQKIVAINNQKIILKAFPKSQQDDKAIKAVDERLAYLREEYEQLLSKLKIQSSKTSLLVSVKAKDLAKITDIQKWLDTSTTLIEYFVTQKRTFAFVITHNSFKAKALDVEKEFLRKNITTFTGSFQNVNEESDPHPSSLQQLYQSLISRLKPEIKTSKIFVVPHGILHYVPFAALTDGKKYLNDDYTLVSLPSANLLPFLQSKHRHDTSTALILGNPTSNEPDLSSLSSAQKEAKEIASVYGTQALVEDAATESAVWSKSENASILHLAAHGKYNDKNPLFSTIYLAAETKDDAKYDGRLEVHEIYELDLTKNTNLVVLSACETQVGEVSKGDEVVALNRAFIYAGTPNVIASLWSVSDTATVNLMKRFYTYLRHYKMSKAEALQKAQQDVRAEYPHPYYWAAFVLTGNGI; this is encoded by the coding sequence GTGATAAAAATAGGTAAAACCGTTAACGGTATATATAAAAACTGGGTAGGAGCTTTATTAATGTTGAACTTAATGGGTTCAGCTCCTTTTTTAACTTCTGTTCCTGTCTCAATCTATCAGGCAGAGGCATCTCCAGTAGAACAAGCAGACAAGCTATCTAGCGAAGGGAAAACTTTATTAAAGGAGCGTAATTTTGAAGCTGCACTTAAAAAATTTGCAGCAGCCCTACCGATTTATCAGGCTATAGGCAGTCGTTTCTCAGAGGCTGAGTGCCTACTAGCAATTGGTGTTGTTAAAGACAGGCTGGGAGATTATACTGCTGCCCTCAAAGCCTATGAAGCCAGCTTACCAATATGGCAGAAAATCTACCAAGAGGCGATGGAGGCAATAACCCGTAACAACATCGGGTCGATATATTACCGCTTGGGAAAGTACGAACAAGCGTTAAAGTACCACCAGCAAGCTCTTGTTATTTTTGAAAAGACTGGCGAACAGAATTCCATATCTGTACCTGACATACCAGGCTTCCAACTGAACTTGACTGTTGTTAAGAACGGAGTAGAGTTGCATTTCCAGTCTAACGAAGCGATAAGTCTCTCCTTAATTGGAAGGGTATACAGTGCTCAAACCAAATACTCCCAAGCATTGCACTACCACAAAAAGGCACTGAATATCTCTATCAAACTTAATGACCGAATAGGGGAAGGAGTGGCCCTCAATAATCTTGGTATAGTCAACTCTAATCAAGGAAAATATCCTGAAGCACTGAAACTTTACCAGCAGGCGCTAACAATTAGACGGCAGACTGGTGATTTACTAGGGGAGGGAGTAACCCTCAATAATCTTGGAGACATCTACACTGAGATGGGAAAGTACCCACAGGCGATAGAAGTTTACCAACAGGCACTAGCGATTCGACAGAAACAGAGGGATATAGTTGGAGAAGCAGTAACGCTGAACAATCTCGGTTTGGTTTATAACAATCAAGGGCAATACCAACAGGCACTTGATTTGTTCCAACAGACGCTAAATATTACCCAACGCCTCAATCATCGCTCTGAAGAAGCCACAGCACTTAATAACCTGGGTCTAGTCTATGACCATCTGGGAGAATACCAGCAAGCGTTGAACTATTACCAAAAAGCGCTGGCTATAGAACGAGAAATTAGTGACAGAGATGGAGAAGGAACAACACTGAATAACATTGGCGCAGTTTATATAGCTCAAGCACAATATCAGCAGGCAAAAGACAACTTTAAAAAAGCTCTAGCAATTCAAGAAGAAATTGGCAATCAGGCAAGTATTGGCATTACCTTAAACAACCTCGGTTTAGTCTACGAAAAATTAAGTCAATACAATAATGCACAAGGATTTTACGAACAGGCACTGGCTCGATTCCGAAAAATCGGTAATCCAGTAGGGGAAGCAGCAGCACTTAACCACCTGGGAACAGTTTACCAAGCACTAGGGCAATATCAGCGTTCAAGGGATTTCTGCCAACAAGCACTAAATATTTCGCGGAATATCGGTAATTCTACAGCAGTAGGAAAAACACTTAACAACCTTGGTCTGGTTCACGTTCAACTAGGAGAATACGAGCGGGCGTGGGATCTGTTTAAACAAGCACAGGAAATCCAGCAGAAAATTGGTGACAAGGTCGGAGAAGTAGCAACTATTGCCAATATAGCTTTAGTATCTAACTCCCAATCACAATATCAGCAATCTCTAAAGCTATATCAACAAGCGTTAGTTCTCAGCCAGAAACTAGGCGACCGAGCGGAGGAAGCAAGGATACTTGGTAATATTGGCGGAGTCTATGAGCGATTGGGAATAAATAAACAGGCTTTGCTTTATTTTAATAAAGCATTGGCTCTTCAGCAGGTGCTGGGGGAACGACAGGGACAAGGAACAACGCTTAACAATATCGGAATCATCTATCTAGCCCAAGAGCTAGAAAAACAAACAGAGGAGTTATCACCAAAGGCACAACAATACAACGACGCACTAAATACTTTTCAACAAGCCCGTATTATCCTGCGAGAAATCGGTAGCTACAGAGAAGAAGGAGCAACTCTGATTAATATAGGTGAAATTTACCGCCGCAAGTTGCAGTACAATCTGGCATTAAAATCACACCAACAGGCACTGGCTATATTTCGTCGGATTGGTAGCCGTAAGGAAGAAGGGGATGCGCTCAACAATATTGCTCTGGCCTACTATAGCTTGGGACAATTCCAAAAGATGCATGAATACTCCCAGCAAGCACTGGATATATTTCGAGATATCGGTAGTATAGCAGGACAAAAGGTGGCACTAGCTAACCTTGGGTTTTTCTACGAAACACAAAAAGATACAAATCAAGCAATTGCTTACTATAAAAAAGCGATTGAGAAAACTGAATCAATTCAGGAGAAACTTAGTGTTGAAGAATTGAAAACACCTTTTGCTAGTCAACAAATCGATATTTATGAAAATCTTATCAACCTTTTGTGGAATAAAGGACGTTATGAAGATGCTTTCTACTATGGAGAACAGGCGCGAGCAAGAGCTTTTCTAGATCAAATAGCTAATGGACCAATTAATTTTCGTGCTGGTGTAGAGGCAGAACTGATAAAGCAAGAAAGGTCACTGAAACAAAAAATTGTAGCAATAAATAACCAAAAAATTATTCTGAAGGCTTTTCCAAAAAGTCAGCAGGATGATAAAGCTATCAAAGCTGTAGACGAGCGATTGGCATATCTGCGGGAAGAGTACGAACAATTACTATCCAAACTAAAAATCCAAAGTTCTAAAACTAGCTTGTTAGTCAGCGTTAAAGCTAAAGATTTAGCCAAAATCACAGATATCCAGAAATGGTTGGATACTAGTACCACACTGATTGAATATTTCGTTACACAAAAGCGGACATTTGCTTTTGTTATTACTCACAATAGTTTTAAGGCAAAAGCTTTAGATGTCGAAAAGGAATTCTTGAGAAAGAATATCACCACTTTTACTGGCAGTTTTCAAAATGTTAATGAGGAAAGCGACCCTCATCCATCTAGTTTGCAACAGTTGTATCAATCGCTGATTAGTAGATTAAAACCTGAGATCAAAACTTCCAAGATTTTTGTTGTCCCCCACGGCATTCTCCACTATGTTCCTTTCGCGGCTCTCACTGATGGAAAAAAATATTTGAATGATGATTATACTTTAGTATCACTACCCAGTGCTAATCTGTTACCTTTTCTGCAAAGCAAACATCGGCATGACACTAGCACAGCCTTAATTTTAGGCAACCCAACCAGTAACGAACCAGACTTAAGCAGCTTGTCCTCTGCTCAAAAGGAAGCTAAAGAGATCGCTTCCGTGTATGGCACTCAAGCTCTTGTGGAAGATGCTGCCACCGAAAGTGCTGTTTGGTCAAAATCTGAAAATGCTAGTATTTTGCATTTAGCAGCTCATGGCAAGTACAATGACAAAAACCCACTTTTTAGCACCATATATCTAGCAGCCGAAACTAAAGATGATGCCAAATATGATGGTCGTCTAGAAGTACATGAAATCTATGAGCTAGATTTGACAAAAAACACTAATTTAGTAGTGCTTAGTGCCTGCGAAACGCAGGTGGGGGAAGTGAGTAAAGGAGATGAAGTGGTGGCACTAAATCGTGCCTTTATCTATGCTGGTACACCTAACGTAATTGCTAGCCTATGGAGCGTCAGTGATACTGCCACTGTTAATCTCATGAAGCGTTTTTACACCTATTTACGGCATTATAAAATGAGCAAAGCTGAAGCATTACAGAAAGCACAGCAAGACGTGCGAGCAGAGTATCCCCATCCCTATTACTGGGCTGCTTTTGTGTTGACAGGTAATGGCATTTGA
- a CDS encoding tetratricopeptide repeat protein, giving the protein MAIICIAKPAQASAAIINNSSTNIKVERKLLLAQSAVCRCPPRTDKPRDPLAKTDIPYIISPRRTLLLDNKPKIRWNQVTNAAGYTVSILAGEKEIWTEQVSGTEVIYPGKPALEPGIDYLVIVKTKGQRSSQEEKVTGLSFRLLSAKDAEDVRTSLALLKKQQLTDTVKSLLQTHLYVGYYLRSEAIETLEKLVAGGAKEAVIYRLLGDLYQQVGLTEQAEGQYLEAIKWATAPQDLQVQAAAKAGLGELYASFSNKEKQAEGLSLLRQALDIYKKSGDMQRVKELEKRISGL; this is encoded by the coding sequence TTGGCAATCATTTGCATTGCCAAGCCCGCTCAAGCTTCAGCAGCAATCATAAACAATTCCAGTACCAATATTAAAGTTGAGAGAAAACTGCTACTTGCACAGTCAGCAGTGTGTAGATGTCCTCCAAGAACAGACAAACCCCGAGATCCTCTTGCTAAAACTGATATTCCCTACATCATTAGCCCCCGCCGCACATTGTTGCTGGATAACAAACCAAAGATACGTTGGAATCAAGTAACTAATGCGGCTGGTTATACTGTCAGTATTTTGGCGGGAGAAAAAGAGATCTGGACTGAACAAGTTAGTGGAACTGAAGTTATCTATCCTGGAAAGCCAGCTTTAGAACCGGGAATTGATTACTTAGTGATTGTCAAAACTAAGGGTCAACGTTCATCGCAAGAAGAAAAGGTAACTGGATTGAGTTTTAGACTATTGAGTGCAAAAGATGCTGAAGATGTGCGAACATCTCTTGCTTTGTTGAAAAAACAGCAGCTAACTGACACAGTGAAATCTCTATTACAAACCCATTTATATGTTGGATATTACCTGAGATCTGAGGCGATTGAGACGTTGGAAAAGTTAGTTGCAGGTGGAGCAAAAGAAGCAGTTATTTATCGACTTTTAGGCGATCTTTATCAGCAAGTGGGACTAACTGAGCAGGCTGAGGGTCAATATTTGGAGGCCATCAAATGGGCAACAGCACCCCAAGATTTACAGGTACAGGCCGCCGCAAAAGCCGGATTGGGAGAATTATATGCAAGTTTCAGCAATAAAGAGAAACAGGCCGAAGGTCTTAGTTTGTTGCGACAAGCACTAGATATATATAAAAAATCAGGAGATATGCAGCGTGTAAAGGAATTAGAAAAACGCATAAGTGGGTTGTAA
- a CDS encoding serine/threonine-protein kinase encodes MSYCLNPDCTNPDDPLNTNEQICYHCNTELVLQNRYRGIRLLGKGGFGKTFEVEDLFTTSSGQPNPRKVLKVLLNTSSKAVELFQREADVLSRLQHPGIPKVEPDNGYFTFYPQDSLEPLHCMVMEKIDGQNLEQWLTNQGNQPITQDRAIEWLSQMVEILSELHQNPIQQYLHRDIKPSNIMLRPSGKLVLIDFGAAREVTDTFLFKAGAGLSGTGVFSSGYTPPEQISGKAVPQSDFFALGRTIVHLLTGQHPKDLKEDAQTGKLIWRDYAPHISKPLADLIDYLIAPFPGQRPQSTQVIWQQLETLQFASSVTGISVIGQNHTDVCSTKKQRNNKQQSFTSKVERLKSIAIIFSLFGAFLVIGFRLSSPQIALAFHERGFDNREKGHLDNAELNYKLALVFDPDLAETYYNLGGIYEDKKDFNRARNAYQVAIQKKNLDKAYNNLARLYILDQKNSLAIPLLQKGLKLAKDNEVKYSLLKNLGWAQLGNARYSEAEVNLKAAINIKNNWAPAYCLLARVLQSQGKKEYALKSWEDCIKYANPNHPDEKILMGMAPRYLIAKHSRQ; translated from the coding sequence ATGAGTTATTGCCTTAATCCAGATTGCACCAATCCTGATGACCCGCTGAATACTAATGAGCAAATCTGTTACCACTGCAATACGGAACTTGTGCTGCAAAATCGCTATCGGGGTATTCGATTACTGGGTAAAGGCGGTTTCGGCAAGACTTTTGAAGTTGAGGATTTGTTTACTACCAGCAGTGGTCAACCAAACCCCAGGAAAGTTCTGAAAGTTTTACTCAATACCTCTTCCAAGGCTGTTGAATTATTTCAACGGGAAGCTGATGTTCTAAGTCGCTTACAGCATCCAGGGATTCCCAAAGTAGAGCCTGATAATGGCTATTTCACTTTCTATCCACAAGATAGTTTGGAGCCATTGCACTGCATGGTTATGGAAAAAATAGATGGTCAGAATTTGGAACAGTGGTTGACCAATCAAGGCAATCAACCGATTACGCAAGATAGAGCAATTGAGTGGTTATCACAGATGGTGGAAATCTTGAGCGAACTCCATCAGAACCCTATTCAGCAGTATTTGCATCGAGACATTAAGCCGTCTAACATCATGCTTCGCCCTTCAGGTAAACTTGTACTAATTGACTTTGGAGCAGCTCGGGAAGTTACAGATACTTTTTTGTTCAAAGCTGGTGCTGGACTGTCAGGTACAGGAGTGTTCTCATCTGGCTATACGCCACCAGAGCAAATTAGTGGTAAAGCTGTACCGCAATCAGATTTTTTTGCTCTCGGTCGTACTATAGTTCATTTGTTAACGGGTCAACATCCAAAAGATTTAAAAGAAGATGCTCAGACGGGTAAGTTAATTTGGCGAGATTACGCTCCTCACATCTCGAAGCCTCTAGCCGATTTGATTGATTACTTAATAGCTCCATTTCCAGGACAGCGACCTCAAAGTACGCAAGTAATTTGGCAGCAATTGGAAACACTTCAATTTGCTAGTAGTGTAACTGGAATATCAGTAATTGGTCAAAATCACACAGATGTATGTTCAACTAAAAAACAGAGAAATAACAAACAACAATCATTTACTAGTAAAGTCGAGAGGCTAAAATCAATTGCGATTATATTTAGTTTATTTGGAGCATTCCTGGTGATTGGATTTCGCTTATCATCTCCTCAGATAGCACTCGCTTTCCATGAGCGGGGATTTGACAACAGGGAAAAAGGTCATTTGGATAATGCCGAGTTGAACTACAAATTAGCTCTGGTTTTTGATCCAGACTTGGCAGAGACTTACTACAACCTGGGGGGAATTTATGAAGATAAGAAAGATTTCAATCGTGCTCGCAATGCATACCAAGTTGCTATTCAGAAGAAAAATTTAGACAAAGCTTACAACAATTTAGCTCGATTGTATATTTTAGACCAAAAAAATTCTCTAGCTATTCCCCTACTCCAAAAAGGCTTAAAATTAGCCAAAGATAATGAAGTAAAATACAGTTTGCTCAAAAACTTGGGCTGGGCACAGTTGGGTAACGCTCGTTATAGCGAGGCTGAGGTAAATTTGAAAGCGGCAATTAACATAAAAAATAATTGGGCACCCGCATACTGTTTATTAGCACGGGTATTGCAATCTCAGGGAAAGAAGGAATACGCACTAAAATCATGGGAAGATTGTATTAAATATGCCAATCCAAATCATCCAGATGAGAAAATTTTGATGGGCATGGCACCTCGATATTTGATAGCTAAACACTCTCGTCAATGA